The sequence below is a genomic window from Stigmatopora nigra isolate UIUO_SnigA chromosome 4, RoL_Snig_1.1, whole genome shotgun sequence.
ATTGCAGACTCAaactaattatatatattttttaaaaagcagataGTGAGTGGGGCAGAGCACAGTCTTATCTTTCATGTTCACTTTGTCATTGGATATGTAAAAAATGTTCTCTTCCATTTTGCTCAAGGCAATTCTGTGTAACATGATCAGACCCTCTAAATTCTGAACATGTTCTACCTACTGTAGTTAATGCACAAAATTACCAGAGGAGTCTGTTTTTTCACAGATTTGAAATATTACATCAGAACATCACACTACAATTTGGTTGACCTAATTCTCATTTGCTGTAACTAATTGCAAAGCAATAATCACTATGTGTTTGATGCTAAAAGCATTCATTTGTAAGAGTTCAAATATGACTTTTGACTGTCTAAGAAATAGCCTAGTGGGGTTTTAGGGTTAATCAAAGTTGGaatctcatttttaaaaagtgctaAAACATCATGATGAAGTTTCTGGCTACCCTCCATTCACTTTCACTTTCTGTAACAACTAAATGGTGTAATCCTTGGCCAGTGTTGCATCAGTTAAATGAGTCAGCATGGTTTTGTACAAGCATGATGCAAGGTGCACCTGCTTTTGCTACAAGCATGATTAAGTGAAATATTTTGCTCCAAAACTGTACTGGAAACACAATTCATCAACAAAAAGTAAGCTCTCTGCTCTGGGAAATGACAGTGGCAGATTCCTCTCTCATCCCTACCTTTTGATGACCCAAGAAAAAACATATAAGTATAATTCCACCTCAATTATAATTCCTTTAATGAATTAAGTTTCATTAAATTCAAGAAACGCATAAAAGAAAGCCAATTTTTTCCATCTCTTCTTTATGTTTCCTTCAAATGATCTTCATACAAACACACGTGGGCCCAATACTATACAAACATAAtcataaaatgaacattttattgaaatgcatttttcaaagcaacttgagaaaacaaaaccctaaaatgaagaaaagaaaaacaattttcaatGATTATCCCTCACTTTCACGCACGCCAATGAAATAATGTTCCCTCACTGGCCAGCAGAATTCAGGCTCATTTAACAGTTACACATAGTGTTTAtctaaataagaaaataaatacacaatttaaagaaaataaacttTGTGGCATAGATTGTCTGCTATTTTCATAACATACTTCATTTTCATCACTCTGTTATATATCATACTCTATTTGAGACATATAGGAAACATTCTGTAGACATATTTTCACAAGTCACTGATCAGAACATTTAATTAATCTCACATTCTTAttccttttatatatatatagatatttaaacATTTCACTACAGACCAAGGTTGATTAGGTTATACTctatttccatttgaaataaaataaaatatatcattttactTTGAACTCACCCAAAATCTTCATATTTATGCCTGCGAATAAATCACTGGTAGTTTTTCCTCACTTAACACTTATACGCAAGATACATTTTTAACTGTCAAAAGAGTTCTAATTTTCTAACAACTTCCACAAATGACAGAGTCAAAACAGCACTTGACGGCACAAAATCATCACAGCACCGGAATGAAGAGTAAATTTCACACCATGCAAACACACTcattgcaaacacacacacacacactcaccaaaTCTTAACACACGCATACACTGAGGTAACAGCGACACAATACTGCCCTACTCTAAAAGTTCAAGTGGGTCAAAGTATGTTTGAGAGGTCATCAGTGATCACACTCTAAAGTCACAGCAACTGCACTCCCAGTATAAGAAAAGTCACTGGAAATGACATTTAAGAAAGACAAATTGAAATTCAAATGGACGGAGCATGTATTTATGAAATATGCTGGATGTAGGTTATTTTAtaacaatgatttaaaatggtGCAGCTTCTTTTCAAGAAATCACATTGTTCATAATTGatattcatttgaaaaggaaGCAACTGCTCCTGaatctcttttttctctttttggtcGTTGTTGTCAATTTGCTTAAAAAGATGGGGTGTATCAGATCTGGGCTGTTGTTAATGGCATCATAATTGCCTTGACAATATCAGCTGTCCCGCAGCCAATAAAACTGAGTTCTGGTAGGACAGCTGTGCTGTGTCAGCTGAGAGTGATCCTCCCATGGGACGTCACATCTCGCTGCACCCATTTGGGGGTCTATTTAAAGGCCTTTAATGCTTGCGTCCACTCTCTACGGTCACATGTGCAAAGCTGCTGACGCCAGTGGCCGAGCCATCTAAAGCTGATCATACCACAGTTTTGTTCCATATTCCCAATTGGGTCATACCCTCTATGATTGGGGAAGTTGTATGAGGTCACCTTCATGGTTGCACCAGTTTCCaaaaggaataaataataataaaatcatttaaaaaatgattgcttATGCCTCATGATACGACCTTTTCGCTTTTGTTTCCGGTGCAGATCTGGCTATCATGACTGTGACATTTTgactttagaaatgcacattacaAGCGACATTAGAACATGATTGACAGACATTTTCGCTGGATTGACCAGGAGACGTCATACAagatgaaaaatgtttctttttatatttcctCTTAATACTTGTACCTTTCTCCCAATACCTGATGATGATACAGTTTGCCTGCTGTGCTTCCTCCAAGACTttaaaatctcttttttttaacagcctAAGTCAGATCGCATCCTCATCATGGTCACTGTTCCCCAACAAGAGGGCAAGTAAGCGACCTTGATTTCCACTCTGGGAGAAAATGCTGCTGAAATATCAACAGAAAGTACAATTATGCCTTTTGTATCATCCACGTCAAAAGATGCAAGACAGAGAAAAAGCTGCACATGGTGAAATAAATAGGAATGAAGAAGCCAACTCAAGGCTATCCAAACCTTGAGAGACTTAATATTTGTTCCTGAAAAGGGATGACATCCCAAACTACACAATTTAATCAAAACAAAGTTCCAGTGTGTTAATAATCAAATGAAAGACGCACCCTTTTGCCTTTTGAACTACCGGGACTCAAACTCCCGTCTCCTCTCTCGGTTTGACGCTCTCCTCCTCAGAAACAGGCTGTTGGCTGCCCTCTGTTGGGGATTTTATAGGCTCGCTCTCAGATGCTGTCATGGATGAAGCACCGTCCGTGGCAGCAAGATCCTTCGTTTTGGCGTCTGAGGGACTTCCGGAGCGATGGCGGTGGTGCTTGGATTTGTGAGGGCTGGGACTGCGGGACCCAGACTTTGTGATCGCGCCAGTGCTGTCGTCATCTGAGCTTAAGTCAGAACTGTCTGAAGAAGTGCTGTCATGGCCGGATGTGGGAAGCTGGATCTGTAGATATAAAATGGAGAGTAGTaggcaaaatgaataaaaacagaaatacacactGATTATGGCCCCAAGTAAAACTCTAaagttgtagatttttgtataCTATTAGAAACCTTGGCGTTATGGCTGTGAATGGTCATATTTTAATGCTATTGAAGGTAGTAGACGAAAAGGGGCCGATAggacaccgtcaatggcagtcaatgagttaaatgatttgaggcaaaaaaaaacacattttgtgcaTGGAAGGATTAGAATTGGACCATTACCTGAAACGGTTCGGTGACACCCACAATGGTGTTCATGTTGTTGCTATAGTAACCCAAGATAAAATCTCCCGAGCCTTTGGGCAGTTCCTCTTCAGTAAAGATGACCTGGAAAAACAATTTGTGATATATTCTTTGAGTATGAGAGAAAGCAACCAGCAGAGCACAGATCCACTTTACCTGTTGTTCTTGTCTGTGATAATCGGCTTCCTCCTGTTTGGCCCACACGTATCCCACGTAGTCTTTGTGATGTTTGAAACCCACCTAAAGCACCACACGCAAAATCACaaatggcaacaacaacaaaaaaaaacaccatctgtgaacgccattttttttttaagtcagacACACTTTTTAATAGGTTTAACTTTTTTCCTACCTTATACAGTCCGATCCAGTCCCAGGAGCTGCGAGAAAAGTTGGGTGCCATTTTAAACTTGACTATAGCTTCAGCAATACTATTCCACTCATCCTCCACCAAGATTGTGACTAGGGGAACATCCACCTTGTAGGGGAACTGGAGAGGACATTTTCAATCACAATTCTTTGGTTAAATGAGTCATGTACAATGCTCCACAGCATAATgaacatacatataaaaatattgactttgtGTGTTAGTATCCCCCAAAGGTGTCATCACCTGCAGGGTAAAGATGGAAGAGACGGGTTTATGGTCGCTGACTACGTATTCCATGTGACTTCTGTAGCAGTGCTGCGTTACTTTGGTGCCGCTGGTTAACCCCGAAACAGAACCACGCTTGCCGGCGTTGGGGGCGGACCCCGTAGCTCTCAGGCGCCAGAGGATCCGGTCAGTCCACGCCGGTTTACGTTTCTTCCCACTGTGAGGACGTCATAGGGAATGAAAGGACAAGCTTAGATGACTGACGGCTGCCTTTCAGAGCGATTCTATCAAATTGTTCATGGAGCGACAGAATGTGACCTCATGTGCTCCAGTGAAATGTACATCTACAACCAACCTGGTGTCATACACGTTGGTCCCAACATCAAACTTGTAAGTGGGGGGAAACTTGAGAGGCCCCTCTTGGAATCCCTCCAACACTATCTCACTGTCTTTCGCCATGTTTAACTGGAAGAGCAATAATAAATACCAACATGACTGATTTCTGTGCTAgctaataatataataatctaGTAGTTATGGGTCATTTGAGAGCCTCCACAAGTGTTGGACAGTAAAATTGTTCTAGCTGTATAGTatcaatatgtaaaaaaaatatataataaaataaaacaacattgcatcattcatttaaattgtcatCTTCTATCTGTCCTCAAATTAATCATGCACATACAAACTTTTTCTTACctgatctttttcccacattgtggACAACTTGTTATTGTCAATGGCCGTTTTTACCACTTGCATTTCCAAGTCATCAATGCGGAAATTGAGGTCACCGAGCCAGAACACCAcactagaattaaaaaaaaaaaaaaaacatttttgttctgGTAATTaggaaaaagataaaaatgtgaccgatgtagaaaaaaacacttttgtcaCCTTAAAAATACACTGATTACTAAGACTATATGATCACATAGATGTATGCTTATGTGACGTACTCGTGGTCAAGGACACCAGAGGCAGCTGGGCCTTCAAACTGCTGCTGTTGGAGGATGCTCTCAAAATCCTCCATGCGCTGATCCGAGTTTTCCATGTGAGCCGGTAGGTGGCAGTTGAGGAAGCAGATTGTGTGACCGAACACTGACATACGGGCACTAACTCCACCTTTGTTTCCCTTGAGGCACACAGAGGAAAAAGACTGTATTACAAaccataaaaatgaatgtatttcatGAGAATGAAATAGGTGACACGGCTCATTCTTTTACGCGTCTCCGTTTCACTGCTGTTTGTGTAaaagggaatgttttttttgtgagctAAGGAACAGAAATGATAAAAAGCACAAGTAGGGGTTCAAAAGACGAGCGTGAGAATATCTTCCCACTGTTACCCCAATTAATTCCGCCTCATTGAATCACAAAAGACACTTGAGTGTGTAAAATGTGTAGAATGTGCTGACGCTCGTCAGGCACTCTGGACAACAGCGGGGTTTAACTTGGAAGTCAACGTTGCATAACTACAGGCCGTTGTTTAGTCAAGAATTTTGCCATGAGGACAATGCGCCTAAATTATCTGCACGTGAATGTGGAATTGAGATTTGCTGTGGCAACAATAGCTTTTAATCAAATACAATGGTGCAGTGGACCTTTTGCCTAACTTTGATGTGTGGAGTTGATTCCCACTTGGTGCTGATTCGATTGTGAGCGcaaattgttgtttgtgtgtataaaaGTATTTCTGGAGGCCAAATTGATAAGACAAAAATCACCACAATTTGGTTATTAAGTCAATATTCACCAAGAATTATAGCTATATGGTAAATTGCTTTAAGAATCGGGTTTTAATGTCTCTATGACAGCGACTTAGTTTCATATTGGAGTGTAGAGGAAAGAATCGTGTAAGTGTATGTCTCACCCAGTACCCCCCAAGGCCAGTGCGGGTGGTCTCCGTCTGGACTCCACGCAGGAAGGGCAGATGGAAGTACTTGGCAAAAACCAGCAGCAACACACCTTGCATCCTTTGGGAGGTCACCTAAGGACAGCATAGCAGAAGACAGTTATGATTAACAAGCACTTTACATAATTCTAAAAAGTCACAGTATAAATTTGCAATTGGCAGCACCCTAATTCCAACTGACTGTAAAAATTGCGTGAGCTCAGTGGCGACCTTCTCCTGGTTCTGAACCACTTCAGCTCGCAGAATGGTACGTGAGAGCGCAATAACTACTTCAGAAGAAACAATGCACTTGAAGGAGGCGGTTTTCTAGTAAATGTCACTTGTTTGAAGGTCagttgtttcccttttctctgaTGTGCAGTGGCACCATTTTCtgcatattttaatattttacagAAGCACGTGCACAGGTCACAAGTAGCTTCGTGGATAAAACGTGCAAAATGGTTAACGTAAAATAATGCATGCTGTGCTAAGCTCCCCAATGGATATATGCTTTGATTATGCCCACTCCTATTCTCCTCATCCCAACTGCAGGCCAATGAAGCATAATCACACAGTCTGAAATGCCCCGTGGCCGGTAATGGATGCATACATCTCCACGTGACTGAAGACCCTCTTGCTTGTGTTATTTATTACTGGCTCGCAGTATACTTTATTTTCATGATGATATCTACTAAAACTGTGAAGATTACCAACTTTCCCCAACTCTTTTTAGTAcggacattatttttttcatgcgaATCTAACCATGGCCATAATATCTACCTAAAATACAATTCAGTGTAATTTACAACTATAAGCAGATGAATAAAGAATATCCCTGGTATTGTGTTCCTGTCAATATTGACTATTTTCAAGTTTTGGGTGTGcaaaaattgtactttttacatACTGAATGAGCATTATTCCTAATTCATGAAtccataaaatgataaaatcaagccttgtttttaaattttaaatctcTTCATTCGAAAACAAACAGGAATACAAAAGGTAATGAATGAGTCGAATTAGAATCAATGAAGTGGGAAAAAGAGgccattgaaatgaaaaacaattatgATAATTGCAATAATATACGCTTTGTTTACCTGCATGCTTGTTTTCTTCCATGTCAAGGATTATACATTGTTGCATCTCTTTGCAGAAGGCAAATCCATAAGAGGATGAAAATTACCCACACAAACACTACTGATTGATTTTTCAAACCACATTGCACCCAAGAAAACCATCTCCCAGAGCACTTTTATCACTTTCAGCCATTAAAACCATTGCACATCACAGTAGTACAAGTCACAGCGGCCCCACCCTTCATGGCTACACATACTGCATGTCAGAAACTCCCATTGGGATTTGATTATTTCTTCATGTCAACCATACCAGCTAcactacacacaaacataccaaCACCAGTTGGCTGCTGGCCTAACATACCATGATGAAAAGTCAAGCATACTAACATTATATAATAGAATCTTCCACTCAGACTGACCATGAGATTTAGAAGACATCAGTTTTGTTGCCATAGGCCTTCTCAGCACAGACAACATTCTGATCCAAAAATAAAACGGCACCCAGGGAGACATTGTTGCAATCTTAGAGGGCGACAGCTGATTTACGCTCGCATAGATGATTACGCGGCTTGGCATGTTAAGAGTGCGGGCGACAATTCTTTCACAACAGGATACAGGAAACCCACCTACTATACATTCAATGGTATGTCAGTGCGAGGAAAGCACTTAACACGATTATGTTTTGTATACTAACTCCAACTTGACAATGTTCCATGTTTAAGATATTAAGATGTGCTATACAGTCAATATGATAATCAACAAGGTAACTGTGATAAGCAACAATTTATGGGATTCACGCCAATTAAAGAActacataaaaaatacaaggttcatatttgaattttgatttaacgGTTTTAAATCAAATTCTTGTATTGAGAACTATTTCTaatattttgctttaaaaataaacaaaaaactcaACTTTAGTCTTGTACTCTGCCAGTTAAGTGCTCAATATGCATCATCAaacctaaaaatgaaaaataaaacaaatgataaCTAAAATGACTCAAtgaaacaaagtaaaaaaaatgaagtatcaATACTGACaaagaatgccattttttttgtctgcaaaaaaagataaattaagATACTCAAACAAAGCTTGTGTCACTGTTGTATGTGGTAGTAAACAACGATATGATTATTAAAGCTCAAATCTAGACGGATACATTTTACTAGAATATAACTATTGTTTATGTGGTGTATTTACTGCACTTGCATTACAGGACAATGAATCAACtctagaaaaaaacatggatgtgCAGATGATTAAATTGTAACAGGATTTATAGAGAAATAGGACTACAAGAAGACCAAGCAAGAATGAGCGCTTGACTGTGCCCAACGAGCCTGTCGGAGCACGGAAGATAGCGGACACGCTAACATTACACGCTTGTTATAAATCATCACTCCATTTGCTGCTCAGGGAACAAAATGGGTAGAGGCAGCAGCACCACCAAAGAAAAATGAGGCAACGAGCACGGGCCTCATCAGCCATCGTAAAGCAAATCTAAAGtcaaataacattagaaataaATGAGCACGTGTTCCTAAGCAGAAACCATTACTGACCAGCACATATCCAAAGGGGCTGAGTCTCTCCATGCAAACTTCGCTCCACTGGTCTGTGAAGAGGACATCTTTCAGTCGTTTGTTAATCATGGAGTTGACTTCCTGCAGTCTTGGAGACACATGACAAAACGCACACGAGGTGAGCAGGAGAGCCATTGATCGTCTCATGGATTAGCATTTACGACAAGACCAATCACCATTAAGGGCCTCAATGTCGGGCCACAACAACACTCACCCGATGATGTACATGTCTGTGTTCCCATCACCGACGTTCAAGCCCAACAAGGAGGTGATGTCGTCTGGAGGTGTGGCTGATCCCACATTCCAAGTGATGATGTGAACCCTGCTGGTCAAGACACTTATCAATCATCTGCTTTTATCACGGTAGAGAGAAAGATGCCTTGGCTATGCGTTATTACTGCATGTCTGCCTCCAGAAATATTTCAAAGGTTAATTATTTGGGAATTGTGTCAATAATTTGCAAAATTGAAAGAGGCGCTCGGTAAAAGTCATTTTGCCTACGGATCCCGTTTGCTTTCGGTGTTGAGTTAAATTTAGGTTTTTTTCAGGCTGAAACTTCTCAGACAAAATATTTAGCTGATGGTGaatgttgaagaaaaaatatttatacactttagataaaaaacaccaacaaataGATAGCAGAATTAGAAATGTTTGCATGAACATTAATTTACATCTCCTGCGGACCACTAGAGGGAGATCAGGTCGCTCTAGTGGTACTTGTACTGCTTTAGTGCCTTTGCTATTGAGAAAGTGTGTGGGAGCATAACTTGCCTGAAATCTTCCACATTCTGGGATTGAGTATCAGCTGTGCCAGCCACGGACAGAGCTCTCTGGGCGTGGAGGTTCAAATGAGAAGGTAAAGTCTTCTTGGCAGCTGGATGAGGCACTGAAGCAGCTCTGACCGCATGGTGCCCAGGACCCTTTGGGCCAGATTTGAGACCGGGACGGTCTCCAGAGGTCCTGATAGACTGGCCGGAAGTGGCTTTGGCCCGACTTGTCGCAGCGCCATCTGGTTGGCATCCATCCAGATCATCTTCTTGTGTGGGTTCTTCTTTGGGTTCACATACGTCAACTGAACCTTCTACCCTGGCGCTTCTCTGAGGCCGACGAGGCCTGGCAACAGCAACGGGTAGCCCGGTGGTGGCCTCAGATGTTGAATCTGAGGGTGGTGGAGTGGCACTTTcacgtgtttttgtgttttctgcTTCACCGGCTTGCTCTGTTAGCATTTGGCTTTGGATCGGGTTGTCCGGGTTCattgtctgtgatgtctgtcgcacagaggagaaaaaaaatccatcagtcCAATTGTGTAGAAGACTTAACACACTGCACAGTATTGCGCCAAATCAGCAAATCCTCCAAGAAACAGTAAGCATCTAAAGTAAGGATTTAATGGGAAAACATTTTGCTTACTCTCCCTCCATGCATAGATACCATTTTATTTGAATGGAATTCAGAAAATATTGAAACAACATCATCAACAACCAGTGCCACAGAA
It includes:
- the LOC144195094 gene encoding phosphatidylinositol 4,5-bisphosphate 5-phosphatase A-like isoform X1: MNPDNPIQSQMLTEQAGEAENTKTRESATPPPSDSTSEATTGLPVAVARPRRPQRSARVEGSVDVCEPKEEPTQEDDLDGCQPDGAATSRAKATSGQSIRTSGDRPGLKSGPKGPGHHAVRAASVPHPAAKKTLPSHLNLHAQRALSVAGTADTQSQNVEDFRVHIITWNVGSATPPDDITSLLGLNVGDGNTDMYIIGLQEVNSMINKRLKDVLFTDQWSEVCMERLSPFGYVLVTSQRMQGVLLLVFAKYFHLPFLRGVQTETTRTGLGGYWGNKGGVSARMSVFGHTICFLNCHLPAHMENSDQRMEDFESILQQQQFEGPAASGVLDHDVVFWLGDLNFRIDDLEMQVVKTAIDNNKLSTMWEKDQLNMAKDSEIVLEGFQEGPLKFPPTYKFDVGTNVYDTSGKKRKPAWTDRILWRLRATGSAPNAGKRGSVSGLTSGTKVTQHCYRSHMEYVVSDHKPVSSIFTLQFPYKVDVPLVTILVEDEWNSIAEAIVKFKMAPNFSRSSWDWIGLYKVGFKHHKDYVGYVWAKQEEADYHRQEQQVKWICALLVAFSHTQRIYHKLFFQVIFTEEELPKGSGDFILGYYSNNMNTIVGVTEPFQIQLPTSGHDSTSSDSSDLSSDDDSTGAITKSGSRSPSPHKSKHHRHRSGSPSDAKTKDLAATDGASSMTASESEPIKSPTEGSQQPVSEEESVKPREETGV
- the LOC144195094 gene encoding phosphatidylinositol 4,5-bisphosphate 5-phosphatase A-like isoform X2 is translated as MNPDNPIQSQMLTEQAGEAENTKTRESATPPPSDSTSEATTGLPVAVARPRRPQRSARVEGSVDVCEPKEEPTQEDDLDGCQPDGAATSRAKATSGQSIRTSGDRPGLKSGPKGPGHHAVRAASVPHPAAKKTLPSHLNLHAQRALSVAGTADTQSQNVEDFRVHIITWNVGSATPPDDITSLLGLNVGDGNTDMYIIGLQEVNSMINKRLKDVLFTDQWSEVCMERLSPFGYVLVTSQRMQGVLLLVFAKYFHLPFLRGVQTETTRTGLGGYWGNKGGVSARMSVFGHTICFLNCHLPAHMENSDQRMEDFESILQQQQFEGPAASGVLDHDVVFWLGDLNFRIDDLEMQVVKTAIDNNKLSTMWEKDQLNMAKDSEIVLEGFQEGPLKFPPTYKFDVGTNVYDTSGKKRKPAWTDRILWRLRATGSAPNAGKRGSVSGLTSGTKVTQHCYRSHMEYVVSDHKPVSSIFTLQFPYKVDVPLVTILVEDEWNSIAEAIVKFKMAPNFSRSSWDWIGLYKVGFKHHKDYVGYVWAKQEEADYHRQEQQVIFTEEELPKGSGDFILGYYSNNMNTIVGVTEPFQIQLPTSGHDSTSSDSSDLSSDDDSTGAITKSGSRSPSPHKSKHHRHRSGSPSDAKTKDLAATDGASSMTASESEPIKSPTEGSQQPVSEEESVKPREETGV